GGATGATGTGATGGGGCCGCACGTACTGGAAACCCTGGCTGAATACCTTGAAAAATATCCGGATGGAATTGCCGCCTGCCCGTGGTTCCGCCTGGAAAAAGTGGATGGTATCTGGGTAAAACGGCCGCGTTCCTGTCCTCCTCTCAGCGGTGAAAAGGATTACCTGGATGGCTGGATCAGGGAGATATACCACCCTCCGTGTTCTATTTTATGGTCCTGCACGGCCTATGAGCGAACAGGGGGATGGGATCCGCAGGTTACTGTAAATCAGGATGGCGATCTTATCATGAGGGCAATGGCAGATGGGACTAATCTTCGAATTACCGACAGGGGAGCCGCATACTACAGACGTATGCCTGAAGATCAGCTGAATGCTTCCCAGAGTGCGGGCCGGTTTACGCGTGCTGGCCGGGAGTCTCAGATTTTTGTACTCCTGAAAATTATAAAAAAGCTTGAACAGCAGGATAAACTGGACGACTATCGCCACTCCTTAACGATTACTTTAAATAAAATCTGTTTGCATTGCCAGGATTTATATCCGGATCTCGCGGAAGAGTGCCGACGGCTGATCCGGAGATTCGGAGAACCCGGTTATCTTCATTCTGCTAAAAAAATAAAAACACGGGTCAAGGCAAAGGTCCGTGCAGGATTAAACCGTTCAGGCCGCTTGCTGAATAAAATCGGGCTTTCCGGTGTTCGAAAGGCATTATCACGATTGAAAAATACTTTGAATTCAAAGGATAGTGCTGCAAAACAGAAGGTCAGGTCTGATGAGGCATCACCGGCCATTGGCGAAGAGATCAGGTACGGACTGGAAGCCTGTCAAAAAGCAGCCGGAAAAAGAAAGGGTGTTTAGTATTTGAGAACAACCTCAGTTTTGATATGTCTTTCAAACATCGTTGATGAAGTCTCCCCAAATGAAGCTGTGAGGAAATACACAGTCAAATATATGAGCCTGGACTTTTTGCCACGAAGGCACAAAGTCACGAAGACACACGAAGTATAATAAAATCATGCAAATCCACTTCGTGAATCTTCGTGTTTTCGTGCCTTCGTGGTGAATTCACTAATTCTTATCAAGTGTTGATACATTATTTTCTCACAGCCTTTCTAAGGGGGACTTTTGAGATCATGATTTTAGAAACGAACTCACGTTAGTAAGTCTCATCAAGCTCTTCTTCTTTACCCACTTCTATAAGTGATGCTCCCATCTGTTCAACTTTGGCTGATATATCCAGCCAGTTGCTATCCAGGCGCCCTTCATAAATATGTATAGCTTCTATCCAGCCCTGGAATGGCATTTCATTATTTTCCGGTTCAGGAGCAGTATGGAGGTTCCCCAGATCAGCAGGTGAGAGGTTCGAATAGCTGGTCAGTGTTTTTTTAACCTGACTCTCTTTTCCATTTAAGCGGGCAATCACAGAGCCATCTCCCAAAATGGTGAACTGAATGACAGACCGTTCAGCCTTAGCATCTGCATCTTCCCATGAGCGTGTTTTAAACAGTAAATCATCAAAAACTATTGATTCCTTTCCTGAAGGGGCCGAGAGACGAATTTCCAGAGTTTCGTTTTCTGATTTGCCAATCAAGAATTGAGTTTCTGCTCCCGGATCACTTGCGAGAATAGCAGTCTCTCCTTTCCCTTTTCTGTCTGATGCCCATACCGCTGAAATCTCAAAAGTTAGGGCCGTACCGGGTTTTTGTATGGAAAGCTGACCGATGTCGTTTTGGGTCAGAGTACCTTTGTACGAAAGCAGACAGGATGAGGGCCGGGCTTTTTTATTGGATTCAGATTGTATGGGTTGATTTTCTTCAGATGTATGATCATAGTACACAAAGAGTGTGAGATCTTCATCGGGATTAAGTTGAGGAATCTGTACGTAGAATTGGGAATCATTCAGGTTTCCGTGGTCTCCTGCAGCCAGAGCGGTCCAGTATTCCAGGTAGTTAACATAATGGCCATACTGCCAGAAAACAGGCAGATCCGGATGACGATTGATCGGGACAACCGGCCTGGAGTGAGCTTTACCCTGACCTTTTTGGCTGATGCGTGTTCTGTTCCATGTTGAGCCGTTGTCATCTGTTTGATAACGCCAGATGTGACGTGTAAGCCCATCTTCGGTGCCATCCGGATCGACAAGTGAAATGTATACCTGCGAAATATCAACCGTATCTGCCACAAATCCTCCTGAATACCTTCTTTGGCCGGTGGAGTAAATATTGGACTCTGAGTCAATCTTATTTGTCTTCCATCCTTTTCCATCCCAGAAAGCGTACCAGTATTCGTGAACCTGGTATGATTTCAAATTTTCTTTTTCACCCGAGTATACATTGAAAAGCCCGGCAATATTGCCCTGTTTATCAACCGTAATATCGTAGACCCACGCCTCTCCGGCGGACGTGGTCCCATCATAAATTTTTGTTGCCTGGGCAGGTGTAAATGGCAGGCATGATTTGTCTCCAATCAACTCACCGTCACTTTTGTGATACGTGCCTTTGGAATGATTATAATAGGCATGATAGATGGATGTTTTATTCCATTCGTCCGGATGTGCATCTGAGAAAAAGAAATGAATTTTATTTTCCTGCTGAGCAGTTACCAGGTATGGAGACCGGTTTGTTTCTTTGATAAAACGAACCGGCTTACTCCAGGTGTTGCCGCCGTCGCGGGATACAACAAATGAAGGTTGCCGGCTTATACCGGACCACGTGGTAAGCGGCCTGTACTGGCGCCATATTGTGCCATCAGGTAAGGAATAGAGATTCACATATGAATAGGCCGGGTCATACCTGGTCGGCCGGGCGGTGTTTGTAAGTTTAGCCCAGACACGCTTTGCGAAAAACCAGGGCTTAAAATTAGTTCGTTTCGCAATGCTTTGCTCCTGTGTAAAAGAAATTTCATCGTTCCAGGACGTGATATCTTCCGGGTGTTTAGAAATACGGCACCAGCTTCTGTCCGTGCTGTGTTCACCATATACAACCAGAATACGGCCATCATTACGAATGGTAATTGCCGGATTGTTGTGATCGTCCCACCAGCGACCTTCTGCACTCTGCTCGTGAGATCGCAGCTGATAGTGCTGCCAGGTGGAATGAATATGGTCAAAGGAACTAATCCACCACCCCTGGTTTGTAGTGTAATACGCGACGTAGGTTTTATCCTGTACTCCGGTGTAACGAACAGCCCGCGGGCCGCTCCAGATCGTCCAAACCGCCTGGTCGCGTAGTAATCGCTGATGAACAACCTGATCAGATGTCAGCTTTGTCGTTCCGTCAGCCGAGGTAAACACAATATCCCGGCCATCGGGAGAAGCATGGTGTGCAAGTTCAGGGTCATTCCCAAGATCAATCAACAAAGGGAAATTGGCGACACTTTTTGGGATATGGTGCCCTGATAGGGTGATTTTTTTTCGTTTTTTCCATTTAGTGTCAAGCCACGGTGAATGTTGTGATTGTCCTCTCAGCACGGATCTGTTTTTATCTTTATTCATGTTTTGGTTTAACACTCTTATAATTTTTCAAAAGCAAATAGTTTCAATTCTTCCGTAAATCCGGAATTTTTATTTGTGACACAATTTTAGTCTTCGCGGTATTTTGGTTATGTGTATAGTCCATATTTATCACCAGATATTTAATCAACAAAAGAATGGTCAACTGTTTAGGCGAATATTTGAATACACGTAAGTCAGTTTATCTGCTTATACCGCCATCAATCTATACTTTATTTTTATACACGCATCCATTGTTATCTGCAACAGTAATATTCAGTTAACTGATACTCATTTAGATAATTCGTGTAATTGTTGATCTCTGATTGTTGCCTGTATTGGAATTTTCCCATTGTTTTCCCACAGAATTATTGCTATAGAACCCTCTTTAAAACTTTTTTCAAAGTCATAAATTTCAAGATATACACTTCCATCTATTAAGAGTGCAAAATAATAGTCAAAACATATGATTTTGAATTCATACTCTCTATTTAATTCCATTATAAATTCTTTACTGCATATATCATTCTGAAACTGTCCGTTTAATACTTTATCAAAAAAAATTTTGCCTTTCTCTTGCCTGAATCTGTATCGGTTATAAAAATCACGGTATCGAAAGCCGAATTGTAGTTCCCTGAAATTTGATATTCGCTTTACATAAAATTTCCATTCAAAATTCCGCCAAATATGTTCTTCCGGCTTTAAATAGTAGTATACCCACTTATCATCTCCGGTAGCTGAAACATTAACATTCAAGTTTCCTGCATTATCCATTTCAACATCATCACCCGGTGCCTCATAATTATCAATTATAGTAACACTTCTGCCGTCTTTTAACTGCTGTCTGTCCTTCCAGCGGCTCTTAACTTTCGTCCAGTTTTCTGAATGATAAATCCAGGATGATTGTACATTCCCGACCCGTTGCGGGTAAAGTATGGCTAATTTTGTGAAACTGGATTTACGGTGTTTTTTAATTGCCAATTGCATTTTAAAATCTTGAGCATTTTCACGTAAAATGCGCATCAACGTTTTAAATTTTCTTTTAATAATGTTCATAAAATAATCTTGTGAATTAAATCTGCAACTTGCTGCTTGAAGCATTCGAAGAAGGTTAAGGACACCCGACAGCCGGCACCACGGGATTCCTTCGGAACAACCCCCCAAAAGGGTAGCCGACAGATGGTTATTTTAAAGACTTCTCGAAAATAAAATTCCTGGAACGATCAAAAGCTACTTAAAACAAGTTTTATCGAAGAGTACATTTTTCCCTGCTCCTGAGATAATCTTAAGTAGAAATAATGGATTCAACCCTTTGCCACATATTTTCAACTTCCTTTTTTTGACGTGTGGCATGTATTTGAAGCTTATCACGGAGCTGTTTGTTTTTTTCGGGTGCAAGAAATTCATTAATCTTATCAGTAATTTCCTGGCTGCTCAATCCTGGTGATATGAGGTATTCTTTACAATCATATGCATCAAAAAGCTCTTCATATTTGTGCGCCCACGAACTTGCCAGTGAGGGTGTTGCCTGGCTCAATGAACTGATAAGAGAGTGATAGCGAAAACCGATATTAGCGTAACAAGAGCCCAAAAAACCCTTACTTATTATTCCATCTTCATTAAATACTTTGATATCCTTATCAAGCTGACTAAGCAGGGTTTTTACTAATCTGTCATCATTAACTTCATGTAGAATTATTACCGGTTCAAGGTCGTTCGCTCTTACAGTCTGTATACATTCTACAAGAAAGTCGATGTACTGATTGGCTATGGTAGCATCCGTTTTATCCTGCATTCGGGCATTTGGAACTACTGCAACCCTTTTTGACCATATTTCTGAATTTGATGGAGTAGGTCCCTCAAGTAAATGGGTTACGTCAGGGCATATTTCAATCTTAGCGGGATCAATTCCTAATTCTAATATGTAGTTTTCAGAAATAGCTTCCCGGGGAAATACAAAGTCAAATAGTTCTAAAAGGTTTTTTGCATGTTTTCGAACTTCAGGATCTTCGAATGGACCAAGTGCCTGTGGCATTAGTATCAGTTTGATGCCTTTTTCACGAAGTGTTTTATAGTATTCAGCACGTTTAATCATCCGGTTTGGGGACCACTTATCACCATATGCATACCCTGAACAATCTAAAAGAGCCACTTGATGGCTGGAATTGATATATCCGATTTTTCGTAATACAGATGGAGGCAAGAGGGAAAGAAAAATTCCACGTTTGGCCACCGATAAAAATTTACTCAGGGATCGTCTATGGAATATTTCACCAATCTCATCCTTACCCGGCAGAGATGTCAGCTGCAATAATTCGGGTAAATTTTCTTGCCCTCTGATTTTTAGATCAGTCGATATGCTGAGTGCATAATGCGGTTCAATTCGCTCCGCCACTGAGCGAAGAGTCAACTCATCTCCTTTATTTTTTAACACTGGTCCTAAAATCTCTACACTTTTCATTCTTTTGCCAACAATTATTTAATTTATTTTCTATTTTTTCTCAAGCAAGCCAGTGATATAGGCGGTGAAACGTTTTAAATAGCTGAAGCATATAATATCGATTCCAGCAAAAGCGCGGTAAATAATACCGCCCAGCTTTTAACTGCGGCCAATCTTTTTACCCGGGATCAATAAAAACTGATTTTATTTAAGCTATTTATATATAAAGATTACCTTGATAAGTTTCCGAACCCGATTTTGATCCTGAGTGCACCCATTAATTTTAAGCCATCTTAATTGCGAATGGGGTACAATGGCAAATAATTATACTTTAATGTGTATTAGGCCTGTATCACTTGTCCAAATCACAAAAAAATGCTGTTGAATCACCCTAAACCTAAGCTTTTACTGGCTGTGAAGAATGTAACATTATTTGCCTAAATTATGCATATGGCAGAGCGGTTTAATTTTACGAAGCTGGTAACCAACCTGGCACAGGTAAGAATTCTAACCGCATTAACAGCTGGGCGCATCTTGTCACTTTACTGATTTGCCAATACTCAAAGCTTAATTCCCTTCATGAAGAGTAAATTGGACTGTAATTAGCCAGTGGAAACCTCAATTATATTGGAGTGGCCCGTGTCCGAAAATCGGATCAGCACATCTTAATTTCGATAAAATATTGAGTTGAATCATCCCCTAACGCTTGAGAAGTATACGGTAGCATTAGGGCGGGTATTGATCAATTTGCCCAGAACTATCAAACCTACTGAGAGATCAAGAATTCCCCTAAAGTGATCAAACTGCTCTATAACCGATAGAAGCAATTGCTCATCTCATTTACAGTTTGGCATGGATAAAAAAATATGGAACATCTTATTTATTATTGAATTCTAAGTGTACATACACAATAGAATTAGATCAGCATTAATTTAAATTTCAGCTGTGTGGTATTTGTTTTTTTAAGATCAGTAGAGCACACGACTGCACATCAGGTCTGGACAATCATCACCGGTAGTTCTGCACCCATTGATATCCTATATACTCAAAGTCCATATTGATATCCTATATACTCAAAGTCCATGATGTTCATATGGATCCCTGAGCGAAAATAGAGAATCAGAGCTTACAAATCGTAACTTACGCGCCTTGAATTCTAAAGTCAGCAGTATTGTGTCAAAAGCAGGTGTTCAGTTTGACATCATCGGATGAGTCACACATGAATTAGATATTCACTCATGGCGACTCAATTTTGAAATAACTTTTCCGATGATTTGAAACAACAACTTTACCAGGAATCATTAATTGCTCCTATAACCGCATGTTCCAGGATCTCATAATTTCTGAATATGATTAAAACCATCAAAAAAGGAATAAAATCTTCGTTTGAAATCATCGGCTATGAGCTGAAGCAAAAGCAGCGGAACGGCAGCAAAACCATGCGAAAGAGCTCTCTACCTGTTATGTACGATGATGTTATTGAAGCACTGCACTGCCAGCGTGGGGGCACACAGGTTTCTTTTACGTGCCCGATTCAAAAGTGCGTACACAGAACGGGGTTAAATTTTTTTGAAAAAAGCTGGCACCCTTTTGTTGAGGTTTTAAAGGAGTATGAGACAGATAATGATCTGACATATGGAAACTCCATTCTGAAAAAATTCTATGAAAGGTGGCAGCCACGGTCAGCAGCAGAAGCACTGGTCGGTATAGAACCGGCTCCTGTTGTATTAAAAAGGTTACCTCCCCACTTGGTCTATCTCACTCCGTGGAGTTCACGCACTCCGAAACGAATGGATAAAATCGTAAGATCCTGGCATAAGGGAGATGATATTGAACATGGCAAGCCACATTTTTCGATTGAGGAACATGGATTCCGAGATTACGGCCCTGTTTCAGATGAAAAGGGACAATTAGAGTTCGATAGACTGATTAATGTATATCGGTCTATTTCAGAAAGCGGGTACGATCGGTCCCATGGAGATATAGAGGTTCTGGTTTTAAAGCGGGGAGAGGAATTCAGATTCATTAACAAAGGGGGCGGGTACCACAGAGCTGCGGCGATGGCTGCATTGGGTCATAAAACAGTTCCGGCTAAATTTTTTGATCCATGGATCATCACCCTGGAAGATATTGAATACTGGCCCCAGGTACGTACAGGAGTATGGGGCAAGGAGGAGGCAGAAAACTATTTTCATCACTTGTTCGATTTTAATAATCGTGAATGGGCAAAAAGAGTGGGTTTAATGGCTTAATTATAGAAGTGAAAGTTACGGAGTTCGAATGATGCCGTGCCTATGGCGCTTCTTTAAAAATGGGCCTGCCTGCACCTCAGGGATTCACCTTGTAAACCTCTGGGGCTTTTATGCTGCCCCGGAACGAGGCTGGCTTGTAACCATCAAAAGGTGAATGCATTTGATTGCGTTGAATAATCCGAACCTAAAAAATAATAATGCTCAACACACACGATGTGTAGCCTAAAGAACTGTATGTAAATAGATCTGTGTTAAAGGCTAAAATCCAAGCACCCTCGGTGCGTCATATCCGTAGCCCCAGGCCACTGCGTAGCGGTGGCCTGGGGTTAAGAGCTAATATGAAAATTGGGAGCGCCGTAGGTGCGTTATATCCGTAGTCCAGTACGACGACCAACCCACCATTACCCAAAATATATTTTATTGAAATCAGAGCTCGAATGATGCCGCACCTACGGCGCTTATTATTAATGAGGCCTCCGTATACCCCACGAAAATGCTTCGCATTCCCGTGGGGCTTTTACGGATATGCCGCCCCGAAACGGGGCTGGTTACACCCCATGAAAAGGTGAACACCATTGAATGAATCGAATAATTTGAACCTTTAAATCTGAGTTCGCTTGTAAAATCTGAATATAAATATAAAAGCCCGCCTTCTTTTTGGGAGACTTCTTCTTGAATAATTTGAAAAGATTATGAATCGAACTAAGGTTCTAAAATAATGCTGAACTGAACAATGTGGGCCTGAAAAACGGTTCGAAAATATATCTGAGTAAGAGACAATAAACCAAGCATCTTAGGTGCGGCATATCCGTAGGCCAAGTACACTGCGAAGCGGCGGCCATGGATTACTTTAATAAAACTTATTTTGTAGCCACTACACCTCCAAATTGAGGAACATGAGCTGAAATTGCTCTCGTTTTTGATTATTTCCTCAGCGAATATGCCTTTTCTGTTTTAGAATCACTACTTTCACTATTCAATAAAAAGAATTGAATATTTGATTGGTATGGGGAAGAGGCAGGTTACGTTGCACCTGGGAATGTCAAAAACCGGAACTACATTTTTGCAAAAGGTATTCTTTCCGAAACTGCAGAGTGTCAATTTTAAAAATCAGCCGCGTACCGATATTATCGAAGGCGGTCCCTATCAGGGGTTGCTGGCACGTGCATTTAAGCGATCCCCTTATATTTGGGATGAGATTGGGGATCAACTATTCGGTGAATTATTTGACGGGCTGGAGCCTGGCAGTTTACCTGAACAGATCCTTATTTCTGATCAATCAGCCGGACCCGCAATGACGGAACATGAGCCGTATACAGGTTCATACTGGGAAAAAGAACGTAAAGATCCATTTCTGCTGGCAAATCATCTAAAATGTTTTATAGAAGAAGCCAAAAGGTGGGGGATCACAAATGTTCAGGTTCTGCTTGTTTTCAGGCGGCAAGATGAATGGATCGCCTCAAAATATGCACAAAGATCTGATCGGCTGGAACATGCTTCTCAAGAGCATTTTGAGGAACGGATACGCTATACTTTGAGTCGTTCAGCCGGTTACTTCACTGACGGAATTGTATTAGACTACAACCGCCTCTGCCATCAACTCACAGAAGCAGTTGGGAAATACAATTTGTTGATGGTTCCCTACGAATGGCTTCAGCAAGATAAGGCCGGGTTTCTCACCTCTATTTCAAAATTTATTTCAGATGAAAATGGATACGATACAGAAACAGAATCAGTGAGAAGAATTTTGAAGTCAGGTAAAAATCAAAAGAAAAATGTGCGTTCTTTATCTGAAAACACATGGGAACTGCGCCAAAATCATAGTGACATTCCATCCATTCGCCTTCGGCCCGCCAGGATATGGAATGCTCTGGGACTTCCATCGGAAATTTCACTTTCAATGAAAACTTTGAAGAAACCTGAAGTGATTGTTTTGAAGGAATCGATGAGAAATGAGATAATTAATGTATACAAAGCCAGCAATCGGGCTCTATCTGAAAAATTAGGACTGGATTTGGCTAGATATGGTTACTATAGTTCGTGATAATATTAGTGACTCTACCATCGAGAGGCTGTGAGAATTTACGTACTCATTTGTTGGCATTATTTATTTTTTAAGGTGTCAAAGCTTGTATTGAAGCTCCCGGCGGAAGAGGACAGGGGTGGGTCAGAATGGCTGGAAGCATTGAATGTACAACAAACCTTCATTTACTTAGGCACAATTTCTTTGGAAAACAATTTTCTCACAGCCTATCAAAGGGGGAGTTATCCTTTGAGGCTGTTCCAAATGTATTCACTGAAATCTCAAAACCTAAAGACCTTAAGCAGGCTATGAATGGATTAATGAGCTCCCCTCCATATGGAGTGTATTTGCGACATAGGGAGGGGCCGGGGGTGGGTCAAAAGACCGGGCGCTCAAATACAACTCATAAACTTAATTTAGTTAGGCGCTGATTAATGGGTATCCACTTTTTGAACAGACTCGGAATTAGACCATATAAGATTAAACGGGAAAACCCCGATCAGGTAAGAAAAACGAGCAGATTTTTCAAAGCTTTCATAGGCTTCAGAATTGCACTGCCTAACTTGTGTGAGTATGAGTTCTTATAGACCGAAATAGTCCTCATATGCTGCTGAATCTGTTTCTCTCTTTCGTAAATGACATCCCGGATATGATTTTTAAAAAGAGATTCATGCTTTTCTGTGAGATACTTCATGATTTCAGGTCGTATACAAACATCCCGGTCGTATTGAGAATTTTCAATATTTCTGTAGTAAAAAAGATATTCCGGGATTGAATATACGATCCAACCCTGTTTGGTCACGTTTATAGCAAACTCCCAATCTTCAAATCCGGGGATCTCTTCATCATAGCCGCTTGCATCTTCCCAGCATTTAAACCTGAAGAGCAGAGATGCATTGGCCTTATTACCAATAATAAATGATGATGAATCACCCCCCTCTTTTATCGCACGTTTTTGATGATCCTTATATATCCGGGTGATATAAGAGGTAACCATTCCGACCTGGGGCCTTTCGTTTAAAATATCAACACTCTTTTCCAGAAATGTCGGATCGAACTTATCATCGGCATCCAGGGTAAGAATATACTCACCGCTGCTCCGTTCAATTCCATAATTTCTTGCAGAGGCTGGCCCGCCATTCTCTTTTTTTAGAACAGTGGCTTTTGGATGATCGATTTTTTCGAGCTTTTTGATAGTAGACTTCTCATCGGACCCGTCATCAACAATAATAATTTCAAAATTTTGATAGGTCTGTTCCAGAATGCACTCAACGGCATCATGAATAAACCTGCCATCATTGTAGCAGGGTATGATAACACTTACTAAATTGGCATTCCGGTTCATGGTATAGTTTAGAAATTCAAAAAGTGGTCAGATTCAGATTGAGTCATTTTTCTCAAATAAACCCTGAGTAAAAACGCAAAATCCGGTAGAAATCGATAGCTGATCTTAAATGGTTGTATACACTATGAGAGTGCACAAAATGTGTTACTGTGATAGCTGAGGTATGTTAATAATGTTGTATGCTGAGATTTATATAATGTTCCATTCAATTAGAATAATTTCTGCCTGCGATAAAACCTTCCGGTGACACCGTAATCGTTCAGAGAAAAATTAAAATGGAAAATGAGCAAGTAAAGTCCGGAAGGGGCCTTCAATTAGAGAATTTATCATCTCTAACGTGCAATTTCCTGTCAGCGGGGAGATCGGCAGAACACGTTCCTCCTTTATAGACAGTATCATGATGTTTCCAATAATATCTATTGAGCAATTTGTATTTAATTCAGGATACATATGTTACAAAAAACGCATTGAATATTATGTATCTCACGGGTGAAACAGACTTCTTGGAAGCACGAAATTTAAGGCGTGCAGAAGACTTTGATATCAGAAGGCTCCATTCAAACATTAAATATCAAATAGCCTGTCTTAATAAACAAAATAAATCCTTTCAACATTTGGATTTAATTTGTTGACAGATGATATATTTCTGCCCCTTCTATTTGGGATTTTTATAACCATCATAAATTTAATTTGAATATAAAAAAAACACGTGTTTGAGTAACATTAGAATTGGGGTTTCAGGTTATTTCTAAATCTTGTTACCTGTTGGGCTGTAAATGGTTTTAGTCCTTCCCCGGTTTTTATCAATGGTTAAGTATCCACTGAGAGTTAAGCACTGGATGAGTTCCCATTCGCAATAGGTTGATACGGTATGTCCCGATTTTTTCGAAGTACTCAACCAATGCCATAACCCCTGAGCAAGATCCACGGCTATGCAGCACCCTGAAAATTAATTCACTTTTGCAGGGTATGATTTTATCATTTTTGAGCAAGGGGAACAGTGTATTATAATATTCTTTATTAATTAATTTTAACTACAAACAGTCTGAAAAAAAGTAGTCTTTACGTATGAGATAGATAAATTCATCATCATATTGCAAAACTATTTAATTATGAAAGCTATAATATTAGCGGGCGGACACGGGACAAGGTTAAGTGAGGAGACACAAGTCAGGCCAAAACCGATGGTTGAAATCGGTAATAAGCCTATCCTTTGGCACATTATGAAGATTTACTCCTTTCATGGAGTGAATGAGTTTATAATCTGCTGCGGATATAAGGGGGAGATCATTAAGGAGTATTTTGCAAATTACTATTTGCACCAGTCAGATGTTACGTTTGACATGGAGAATAACGAGATGAAAGTTCACCATAATAAAGCTGAGCCATGGAAAGTAACTCTGGTGAATACTGGGCTGAATACGATGACCGGCGGAAGAATAAAAAGAGTAAAAGAACTCATCGGAGGTGAACCTTTTCACCTGACGTACGGGGATGGAGTCAGCAATATTGATATCGGTAAGTTGGTTGACTTTCACAAATCCAACGACATGCTGGCTACATTAACTGCAGTACAGCCACCGGGACGATTTGGTACATTTACATTGAAAAAAGAGCAAAC
The DNA window shown above is from Rhodohalobacter sp. SW132 and carries:
- a CDS encoding glycosyltransferase family 2 protein; this translates as MDNVQQIKISVIIPCYNEEQFIGQAIGSIIEQTHLADEIIVVDDGSDDRSPEIARSFGKSVTVLASGGGGAPKARNLGAEYASGNALMFFDADDVMGPHVLETLAEYLEKYPDGIAACPWFRLEKVDGIWVKRPRSCPPLSGEKDYLDGWIREIYHPPCSILWSCTAYERTGGWDPQVTVNQDGDLIMRAMADGTNLRITDRGAAYYRRMPEDQLNASQSAGRFTRAGRESQIFVLLKIIKKLEQQDKLDDYRHSLTITLNKICLHCQDLYPDLAEECRRLIRRFGEPGYLHSAKKIKTRVKAKVRAGLNRSGRLLNKIGLSGVRKALSRLKNTLNSKDSAAKQKVRSDEASPAIGEEIRYGLEACQKAAGKRKGV
- a CDS encoding BNR-4 repeat-containing protein, which codes for MNKDKNRSVLRGQSQHSPWLDTKWKKRKKITLSGHHIPKSVANFPLLIDLGNDPELAHHASPDGRDIVFTSADGTTKLTSDQVVHQRLLRDQAVWTIWSGPRAVRYTGVQDKTYVAYYTTNQGWWISSFDHIHSTWQHYQLRSHEQSAEGRWWDDHNNPAITIRNDGRILVVYGEHSTDRSWCRISKHPEDITSWNDEISFTQEQSIAKRTNFKPWFFAKRVWAKLTNTARPTRYDPAYSYVNLYSLPDGTIWRQYRPLTTWSGISRQPSFVVSRDGGNTWSKPVRFIKETNRSPYLVTAQQENKIHFFFSDAHPDEWNKTSIYHAYYNHSKGTYHKSDGELIGDKSCLPFTPAQATKIYDGTTSAGEAWVYDITVDKQGNIAGLFNVYSGEKENLKSYQVHEYWYAFWDGKGWKTNKIDSESNIYSTGQRRYSGGFVADTVDISQVYISLVDPDGTEDGLTRHIWRYQTDDNGSTWNRTRISQKGQGKAHSRPVVPINRHPDLPVFWQYGHYVNYLEYWTALAAGDHGNLNDSQFYVQIPQLNPDEDLTLFVYYDHTSEENQPIQSESNKKARPSSCLLSYKGTLTQNDIGQLSIQKPGTALTFEISAVWASDRKGKGETAILASDPGAETQFLIGKSENETLEIRLSAPSGKESIVFDDLLFKTRSWEDADAKAERSVIQFTILGDGSVIARLNGKESQVKKTLTSYSNLSPADLGNLHTAPEPENNEMPFQGWIEAIHIYEGRLDSNWLDISAKVEQMGASLIEVGKEEELDETY
- a CDS encoding polysaccharide pyruvyl transferase family protein, giving the protein MKSVEILGPVLKNKGDELTLRSVAERIEPHYALSISTDLKIRGQENLPELLQLTSLPGKDEIGEIFHRRSLSKFLSVAKRGIFLSLLPPSVLRKIGYINSSHQVALLDCSGYAYGDKWSPNRMIKRAEYYKTLREKGIKLILMPQALGPFEDPEVRKHAKNLLELFDFVFPREAISENYILELGIDPAKIEICPDVTHLLEGPTPSNSEIWSKRVAVVPNARMQDKTDATIANQYIDFLVECIQTVRANDLEPVIILHEVNDDRLVKTLLSQLDKDIKVFNEDGIISKGFLGSCYANIGFRYHSLISSLSQATPSLASSWAHKYEELFDAYDCKEYLISPGLSSQEITDKINEFLAPEKNKQLRDKLQIHATRQKKEVENMWQRVESIIST
- a CDS encoding glycosyltransferase family 2 protein; this translates as MNRNANLVSVIIPCYNDGRFIHDAVECILEQTYQNFEIIIVDDGSDEKSTIKKLEKIDHPKATVLKKENGGPASARNYGIERSSGEYILTLDADDKFDPTFLEKSVDILNERPQVGMVTSYITRIYKDHQKRAIKEGGDSSSFIIGNKANASLLFRFKCWEDASGYDEEIPGFEDWEFAINVTKQGWIVYSIPEYLFYYRNIENSQYDRDVCIRPEIMKYLTEKHESLFKNHIRDVIYEREKQIQQHMRTISVYKNSYSHKLGSAILKPMKALKNLLVFLT
- the rfbF gene encoding glucose-1-phosphate cytidylyltransferase, with translation MKAIILAGGHGTRLSEETQVRPKPMVEIGNKPILWHIMKIYSFHGVNEFIICCGYKGEIIKEYFANYYLHQSDVTFDMENNEMKVHHNKAEPWKVTLVNTGLNTMTGGRIKRVKELIGGEPFHLTYGDGVSNIDIGKLVDFHKSNDMLATLTAVQPPGRFGTFTLKKEQTVIKNFREKPKDDSAWVNGGFFVLEPKVIDYITDDSTVWEQEPLTRLANEGQLGAYRHHGFWQPMDTLRDKMYLESKWEEGAPWRIWK